The DNA segment AACAGTTTTTAGCTTCGAAATGAGTTGTTAGCTACCTAAAGCTAACAGTTTTTAGCTTTGCACTGAGTTTGTTGCGACCCTGAAGCTAACAGTTTTAGCTTCTGCACTGAGTTGTTAGCTAACCTGAAGCTAACAGTTTTAGCTTCTGCACTGAGTTGTTAGCTAATCTGAAGCTAACAGTTTTAGCTTCTACAATGAGTTGTTAGCTAACCTGAAGCTAACAGatctaaattaaacattatttaaactAGCTAACCCTTAAAATGAGCCAGTGTTAGCTGACATGTTGACTGCCTTAAACCAGATGTGTGCTGATGTGTTGTTAGCTTTTAGCATCTAAACTAAACATTAGCGAACAAACGGGTGACATTGTTGGGTTCAGGTCCTGCTGTGATTTCATGGAAGAGGGGTCTGATCCAGGCAGGATTTCGGGTCACATCCTGGAGTTTCACATCGACCACAGGTCTGTTTGGAGTcacataaattacataaataacaaaaagctAACAGCTACGATGTAAACACAACGGCCTCCTCAGGGCGACAGTGAAGACCTGCAGTAAACAAACTAAAGAACCAAGGCGGCAATCGTTGGCACTTTCTCTGAATCGATTCTGAACACTGACAGTGAtttaacatccatccatccatcatccatccatccatcatcacacagctcatccatccatccatccatccatcatcacacaactcatccatccatccatcattacACAGctcgtccatccatccatcatcacacagctcatccatccatccatccatcatcacacagctcgtccatccatccatccatccatccatccatccatcatcacacagctcatccatccatccatccatccatcatcacacaactcatccatccatccatcatcacacagctcgtccatccatccatcatcacacagctcatccatccatccatcatcacacagctcgtccatccatccatccatcatcacacagctcatctatccatccatccatccatccatccatccatccatccatcatcacacagctcatccatccatccatccatccatccatccatccatccatccatccatccatccatccatccatcatcacacagctcgtccatccatcatcacacagcttgtccatccatccatccattcatcatcaCACAGCTCGTCCATCGATCATCACACAgctcatccatccatgcatccattcATCATCACACAGCTCGTCCATCGATCATCACATAGctcgtccatccatccatccatccattcatcatcaCACAGCTCGTCCATCGATCATCACACAGCTcgtccaaccatccatccatccatcatcacatAGCTTGTCCATCATCACACagctcatccatccatccatcatcacacagcttgtccatcatcacacagctcatccatccatccatcatcacacagcTCGTCCATCATCACACAGCTCGTCCTGTCTTCTTTGTCGATCCGTCAGCAGCtcttacagtatatattttttgtctgtgtgttgtccgTCTCTgcttgtgttgctgctgttggttGTCTGAATGAGTCCAGCAGTCGTTCTTCCTCGTGAAGACAAAGTTTTGTGTGAAACTCTTCATCAGGTTGAGCGTTTGGACCTCCTGACCGGCggtccacctcctcctcgcctcTCTGTACAAGTTAATGGAATACAATGTGGTTCACGGCGCTCGGCGTCCCCGCCCTTGCCCTCATGTGGTCTTCTCCTTCTGGCTGCAGTTGCTGTCTGAAGCCTCCTGGTGGCGCTGGCCTGGCTCCTGGTCGAGGGTCTTCTTCTGCTGGTCTTTGAGGCGGAGATGTCTCGGTTTGACCGGCAGCGCCACGGCCAGAAGAACGCAGCCGATGTGGAGGCTGAAGTACCAGGACCTGCAGGGACAAGACGGAGACTCAGGTGATTAATCGTGAGTTCAGCCTGAGCTGATCCTGAGTTAAACCACAGTGAAACCTGTTAATCATGAATTAATCCAGAATCAAACCTGAGCTAAtcctgatctgaacctgaatTACATGTTAATCCTGAGTTAATCCAGAGTCAAACCACAGATAAACCTGAGTTAATCCAGAGTCAGTCCTGACTTTCTGACCTGTAGAACTTGATGGATGGACCCACAGACAGCAGGACGAAAGGCACCACTGTGTAGCAAATGGCGATCTGAGTGGCCATCCACGTGATGACATCATAGACCAGTTTGTGGGCAGGTGACTGCAGGAAGTACGGCCGGACGTTGTGTCGCACCTGAGAAGACAAAacgttagctgttagcatagACGTTAAACACAGCGCGCGCTTCCTCATCATAGCGAATGCTGGAGAGTTAGCAACACTCAAATGCTAACGCTTCCATGAGCTCATTATCCAACAGTTAGTTAGCAGGCTCacgagctaacagctaacgggTAGCGGGGACAGCTCACCGCTCGAGCAGCCAGTGTGATGACGATGCCGGTGAGGAAGGTGAGGTAGTAGCCTGGATACGCTCCGTGCCACATGGCCGACAGGATGAAGGTGGCTGCTGTCGGATGGTAGGGACATCGCTCGTAACACACCCTGTCgaccagaggtcagaggtcaaacacacagatttaacGTGTCACATGATCTTTATTCAGCACACATGCTTCATGGGTTCATCATGTCAGGTGTGTTTGACTATGAGATGATGATGTGCGTGTcgaccagcaggtggcagcagtctacaaattaaattagattaaattagatGAGGTCTCACCTTTTGAGCCAATGAGCCGTCTGGATGTTCCAGTTGTCAAGGAAAACTTTGAAGCTCGTGGCTAACTGAAAGAGAAATCTTTAGTTCATGAACACAGATAAGCTAAGGGCTAACAGATAAGCTAAAGGCTAACAGATAAGGTAAGGGCTAACAGATAAGGTAAGGGCTAACAGATAAGCTAAAGGCTAACAGATAGTTAACAGGgccatcagctaacagctaacgtcCTGACCTCGATGTTGAGGATCCTCAGGTTGGAAATGAGGTCCCAGCGTGGGGAGCCGTCCTCATCGTAGCCGTTGAAGCCGAAGCCGGCAGCGTTGTTGATGGCGTCAGCTGAGGTTAAAAAGAGTTATGAAGGTTTAAAGACAATGCAgccaatgagaggagaggacagtTTTACTGGATCTTAAAGGTAACATGCTGGGTCTGCCACCCACCGAGTGTCCAGACGAAGTAGTACTTGGGTCTGGTGGTCAGCATGGACAGGTACAGGTAGACCACCTGAGCATAGAACGGCATGTTGGCGATGAAGTCGTCGTCGATGTTTCGTTCCACGGGGAAAACTTTACACACCGACAGAAAgaccaggaggcagaagaaggaGGTGGCCACTTTCCGGACGACCTCCGtctgaggagacagagagagagttagcTTAGTTTGAAAAGAGGCTGGACGCTCAGAGGAGGACACAGCTCTGACGTCCACGACAAAACCAACAAATCATCCGATGACTTCCTGTGGACTCAGTTTGTCTTCTTCAGTGCAGCTGAGCTCTCACAGATAAAACCAGCCGTTATGCAGACGATGCTTAGTGCAGGCTGGCACAGAGCACATTAAAGAGGTGAGTTAAATGACACCTGGTGGTCACGTGTCGTACATTTGGCGAAGGCTCGCTCTGACTCAGCTTGCTGCTGGACTTCCTGTTGGCCTCCTGGTCTCTATGGCGACGGGGGTCTCCCTCGATGAATGCGATGTAGTCGTTGTAGGAGCTGGTCGGTCCGGCCAGGATGCCCATGAAGTTACAGTTGTAGCTGAAGTACTCGAGCAGACTGGGCATCCTCCTGATGGCCAGGATCTTCTGTCCTGGAGTCAGCTGTTCCTCTTTCCGGGCCATACCTGTCCCAACACATCACACAGAACATGAGCTGAGCGTCCACCTCACGGCGCCTGACGCAGGTGTAAAGGTGCTGCTCGCTCACCGTCGTGGATCTCAAACGCCAGGCTGGTGATTTTCTGAGTTATCACCATCATGGGGCTGCAGAGAGAGCAAGAGCGAGACAGTTAACGACCACACGCGACATTCAGAAGCACCTTTCATCAGCGTAGCCCAGTGAGCAAAACGAGCTAACGTAAGCTTAGCATGGGGCCTGCTAACGTCAACAAACAACGAAGCTAGTCAAAGCTAACTTTACCGCAAAGCATGCCAGATACattcagtttgttgtttctaAAGTGGTCGTACTTTCACTTTGGATCAGTGAAGCTGGCTGCAGTTCACTGAACGACCAAAGGCGGCGCTGTTACAGATGTCATTTAAATCCAGGTGTGAACAGGTAAACAATGTCTTACCCTGTGAAGTCAGCAGAGTACATGCCATAGTCGAAGACGTAGACTCGAGTGATCTGACACAGACTCAGGTAGCTGAGCGCCACCAGGAGGCAGTACCTGAAAATAACACGATACGTGACGGACAGGTGAGCGCCACCTGGAGGCTGCAGCGTCCATCACACGGTCCTCCACAAACATCATCAGACGTGAATGTGTCTTACTTGTGCATGTGTTCGACCCCGGTCAGGATCATGATGCCGTAGGTGAGTCCGCTCTGAACCAGGAAGTGAAGGGCGTACCTGGAAATGAGAGGAAGTGAAGAGAGTCACCTGTGAAGCTAATAACGAGCTAACTCGAGCTAACTAGAGCTAACAGCGTCTGTCTTACCAGCCGAAGCAGAACAGAGCGAAGTACAGGCCCAGTACGGTCGCCACCACGTGCCTGATGAACGGACTGGTTCTACTGGGATGAAGGAAGAGGCGGAACCAGAAGGCCGACAGCAAagcacagagctgacacacCACAAAGTTTACCTGCACAGGTGAACGGGGAGAACACACACCTGGTTAGATCATGTGACCAAAGTCAGGAGTCTGAGGAAGCTGTCGTTAGTCAGTCAGTGGTAGTTACGAAGTCATTCTCTGTCACCGAGCTGAGAGCACGCGATGAaccgtcagcgtcctcttcactctcttctcctctgccatcatgtccatagaagctgctgactgctggacctgaacacctcttcttcttcttcttcttcttcttcttcttcttcttcttcctcttcttcttcttcttcttcttcttcttcttcttcttcttcttcttcttcctggaaaacactaacactcccctggttctcaccaaactgagctaacagcagccgTGCTGTGTGACTCTGTGCCCAGGGTTTGTCCTGTCAGGGTTTGTCCCTCAGGGTTtgtcctgtctttgtttgtcctGTCAGGGTTtgtcctgtctttgtttgtcctGTCAGGGTTTGTCCCTCCTGTCAGGGTTTGTCCCTCAGGGTTTGTCCCTCAGGGTTTGTCCTGTCAGGGTTTGTCCTGTCAGGGTTTGTCCCTCAGGGTTTGTCCCTCAGAGTTTGTCCTGTCTGGGTTTGTCCTGTCAGGGTTTGTCCTGTCTGGGTTTGTCTTGTCAGGGTTTGTCTGTCTGGGTTTGTCCTGTCAGGGTTTGTCCTGTCAGGGTTtgtcctgtctttgtttgtcctGTCTGGGTTTGTCCCTCAGGGTTTGTCCTGTCAGGGTTtgtcctgtctttgtttgtccCTCAGGGTTTGTCCTGTCTGGGTTTGTCCTGTCTGGGTTtgtcctgtctttgtttgtcttgtcagGGTTTGTCTTGTCAGGGTTTGTCCTGTCAGGGTTTGTCCTGTCTGGGTTTGTCCTGTCTGGGTTTGTCCTGTCAGGGTTTGTCCTGTCTGGGTTTGTCCTGTCTGGGTTTGTCCCTCAGGGTTTGTCTGTCAGGCAGAGGCGTGGGGTCAGGCGTGGTTCAGGGTTTCAGTGGTCGGTTGTTTGGGTGGAGCGGGcggtgtgttgtgtttcagtgttatcAGTGTCATGTTCAGCAGCGTAACATCTGATCCAGCTGAGCAGGGAAACCAGC comes from the Larimichthys crocea isolate SSNF chromosome VI, L_crocea_2.0, whole genome shotgun sequence genome and includes:
- the mboat2b gene encoding lysophospholipid acyltransferase 2b, with translation MAAEDSRSTACTGSSLLQPVSEITNLPLDQVNFVVCQLCALLSAFWFRLFLHPSRTSPFIRHVVATVLGLYFALFCFGWYALHFLVQSGLTYGIMILTGVEHMHKYCLLVALSYLSLCQITRVYVFDYGMYSADFTGPMMVITQKITSLAFEIHDGMARKEEQLTPGQKILAIRRMPSLLEYFSYNCNFMGILAGPTSSYNDYIAFIEGDPRRHRDQEANRKSSSKLSQSEPSPNTEVVRKVATSFFCLLVFLSVCKVFPVERNIDDDFIANMPFYAQVVYLYLSMLTTRPKYYFVWTLADAINNAAGFGFNGYDEDGSPRWDLISNLRILNIELATSFKVFLDNWNIQTAHWLKRVCYERCPYHPTAATFILSAMWHGAYPGYYLTFLTGIVITLAARAVRHNVRPYFLQSPAHKLVYDVITWMATQIAICYTVVPFVLLSVGPSIKFYRSWYFSLHIGCVLLAVALPVKPRHLRLKDQQKKTLDQEPGQRHQEASDSNCSQKEKTT